One genomic segment of Amycolatopsis granulosa includes these proteins:
- a CDS encoding PAC2 family protein, which translates to MVFDPTDLYEVDSELPELSGAVLLHQLDGFMDAGQAGALVSEHLKSNWDNRVVARFDVDRLLDYRARRPVMTFDTDHWESYDTPELAVRLFHDEAGTPFLLLSGPEPDALWERYAAAVRSLVERWDVRMTVSFHGIPMGAPHTRPLGVTAHATRRDLIGDYEPVLNRLEVPGSALNLTEYRLGQAGHDAAGFAAHVPHYLAQSRYPAAALTVLGSITRLAGLSLPDEALRAASRRTDAEIARQVAESDEVAEVVHALERQYDLFVEAMDGKQTLLADVGSMPTAEELGAEFERFLAEQDRRE; encoded by the coding sequence GTGGTGTTCGATCCGACGGATCTCTACGAGGTGGACTCGGAGCTCCCGGAGTTGAGCGGGGCGGTGCTGCTGCACCAGCTCGACGGCTTCATGGACGCCGGTCAGGCCGGGGCGCTGGTCAGCGAGCACCTCAAGTCGAACTGGGACAACCGGGTGGTGGCGCGGTTCGACGTGGACCGGCTGCTCGACTACCGGGCGCGGCGGCCGGTGATGACCTTCGACACCGACCACTGGGAGAGCTACGACACCCCGGAGCTGGCGGTGCGGCTCTTCCACGACGAGGCCGGCACCCCGTTCCTGCTGCTGAGCGGGCCCGAGCCGGACGCGCTGTGGGAGCGCTACGCCGCGGCCGTGCGATCGCTCGTGGAGCGGTGGGACGTGCGGATGACCGTGTCGTTCCACGGGATCCCGATGGGCGCACCGCACACGCGCCCGCTCGGGGTGACCGCGCACGCCACCCGGCGCGACCTGATCGGCGACTACGAGCCGGTGCTCAACCGGCTGGAGGTGCCGGGCAGCGCGCTCAACCTGACCGAATACCGCCTCGGGCAGGCCGGGCACGACGCCGCCGGGTTCGCCGCGCACGTGCCGCACTACCTCGCGCAGTCGCGGTACCCGGCGGCCGCGCTGACCGTGCTGGGCTCGATCACGCGGCTGGCGGGCCTGTCGCTGCCGGACGAGGCGCTGCGCGCGGCGTCCCGGCGCACCGACGCCGAGATCGCCCGGCAGGTGGCCGAGTCGGACGAGGTGGCCGAGGTCGTGCACGCGCTCGAGCGGCAGTACGACCTGTTCGTCGAGGCGATGGACGGCAAGCAGACCCTGCTCGCCGACGTGGGCTCGATGCCCACGGCCGAGGAGCTGGGCGCGGAGTTCGAACGCTTCCTGGCCGAGCAGGATCGCCGCGAGTAA
- a CDS encoding carboxylesterase family protein — protein MDTVVVAGGGKLRGFVTGDGLAEFRGVPFARAPRFAPPEPAEPWTGVRDATRHGPVSPQPPVRPDGVLGVPADLPEQDEECLNLTVVTPAADDRKRPVMVWLHGGAYVTGANSFGFYGGHRLAAEGDVVFVAPNYRLGALGYLHLPGVSPGNLGLLDQLAALRWVRDNAAAFGGDPDDVTVFGQSAGAHSIACLMALPQARGLFRRAILQSAPLGLRLAGARTAARTARLFTAALGTDPRTAPTAEILRAQVATVVRAAGPGGLYSVPPFCPVADAPPLPSVSQWLSQRARFAPEVDVLIGTTAAEMNSFLTGKPGIAQLDRFPLTARATAAVKAGVTRWMFAGPSRAFADQLAARGGRVYSYVFDWAAPESAFGAGHCIELPFLLGDEAAWRDAPMLAGAEWSTVTRTGRTLRAAWLSFARTGTPEPGWPRHAPKRAPHRLP, from the coding sequence GTGGATACCGTGGTGGTCGCCGGGGGCGGCAAGCTTCGCGGATTCGTCACCGGCGACGGCCTCGCCGAGTTCCGGGGCGTGCCCTTCGCCCGCGCGCCCCGGTTCGCCCCGCCCGAGCCGGCCGAGCCGTGGACCGGGGTCCGCGACGCCACCCGGCACGGCCCGGTGAGCCCGCAACCGCCGGTGCGCCCGGACGGTGTCCTGGGGGTGCCCGCGGACCTGCCGGAGCAGGACGAGGAGTGCCTGAACCTCACGGTCGTCACGCCCGCGGCCGACGACCGCAAGCGGCCGGTCATGGTGTGGCTGCACGGCGGCGCGTACGTCACCGGGGCGAACTCGTTCGGGTTCTACGGTGGACACCGGCTGGCCGCCGAGGGCGACGTGGTGTTCGTGGCGCCCAACTACCGGCTCGGCGCGCTCGGGTACCTGCACCTGCCCGGGGTGTCCCCGGGCAACCTCGGGCTGCTCGACCAGCTCGCCGCGCTGCGCTGGGTGCGGGACAACGCGGCGGCGTTCGGCGGCGATCCGGACGACGTGACGGTGTTCGGGCAGTCCGCCGGCGCGCACTCCATCGCGTGCCTGATGGCGCTGCCGCAGGCGCGCGGCCTGTTCCGGCGGGCGATCCTGCAGAGCGCGCCGCTGGGCCTGCGCCTGGCGGGTGCCCGCACGGCCGCCCGCACCGCGCGGTTGTTCACCGCGGCGCTGGGGACGGATCCGCGCACCGCGCCGACCGCGGAGATCCTCCGCGCGCAGGTGGCGACCGTCGTGCGGGCGGCCGGCCCGGGCGGGTTGTACTCGGTGCCGCCGTTCTGCCCGGTGGCCGACGCGCCTCCGCTGCCGAGCGTGTCGCAGTGGCTGTCGCAGCGCGCCCGGTTCGCGCCGGAGGTGGACGTGCTGATCGGCACCACGGCGGCGGAGATGAACTCGTTCCTCACCGGCAAGCCCGGGATCGCGCAGCTGGACCGGTTCCCGCTCACCGCGCGCGCGACGGCGGCGGTCAAGGCCGGCGTCACGCGCTGGATGTTCGCCGGGCCCTCCCGCGCGTTCGCCGACCAGCTCGCCGCGCGCGGCGGGCGGGTGTACAGCTACGTGTTCGACTGGGCCGCGCCGGAGTCGGCGTTCGGCGCCGGGCACTGCATCGAGCTGCCGTTCCTGCTCGGCGACGAAGCCGCCTGGCGGGACGCGCCGATGCTGGCGGGCGCCGAGTGGAGCACCGTGACCCGGACGGGCCGGACGCTGCGGGCGGCCTGGCTGTCCTTCGCCCGGACCGGCACACCGGAGCCCGGCTGGCCGCGGCACGCACCGAAACGCGCGCCCCACCGCCTGCCGTAG